A region of Pelagicoccus sp. SDUM812003 DNA encodes the following proteins:
- a CDS encoding aldehyde dehydrogenase (NADP(+)) — MQNLLVNGQWLAAKKPEDSFHARNPSDRSTLSEREFPVSSWQDIEAMIGHASEAARVLAKTPTEAIASFLDEYARLIETRTEELAKTAHLETGLPVRPRLAEVEIPRTVNQLRQAAAAARAGDWARPTIDTTANIRSVHGPLGGPVVVFGPNNFPFAYNGIAGGDFAAAIAAGNPVIAKSHPAHPHTTELLAQLANQAVKTAGLPQATVQLFYHVAPENGKRLVSHPDVAAAAFTGSRTGGLALKEAADKAGTPIYLEMSSVNPVFVLPGSLQERGSEIADELHGSCNLGAGQFCTKPGLVILPSGAKTDEFIQQLKNKFQQTAPGVLLTEGGEKTVAETVGKLVDSGAEILAGGEPASQTHFGYRSTLLRVSGSQFLKNPEQLQSEAFGAVCLLVAAESLKQMQAIVTVLEGNLTGCIYSSKSSTDDEAYQAIASELRFKVGRLLNDKVPTGVAVSPAMNHGGPYPSTGHPGFTAVGFPATVIRFSALHSYDNVRHERLPLALQDKNPTGKLLRYIDGAWSTKDL; from the coding sequence ATGCAAAACTTACTCGTCAACGGACAGTGGCTCGCCGCCAAAAAACCGGAAGACAGCTTCCACGCTCGCAACCCATCCGACCGCTCGACCCTTAGCGAGCGCGAATTCCCGGTGTCCAGCTGGCAGGACATCGAAGCGATGATCGGCCACGCTTCCGAAGCCGCTCGCGTCCTCGCGAAAACACCCACCGAAGCCATCGCGTCGTTCCTGGATGAATACGCGCGACTCATCGAAACGCGAACCGAAGAGCTGGCCAAGACCGCCCATCTGGAAACGGGCCTTCCCGTTCGTCCTCGTCTCGCCGAAGTCGAAATCCCCCGCACCGTCAATCAACTCCGTCAGGCCGCCGCCGCCGCTCGAGCGGGCGACTGGGCTCGCCCCACCATCGACACCACGGCCAACATCCGCTCGGTGCACGGGCCGCTAGGCGGGCCAGTCGTAGTGTTCGGCCCAAACAACTTTCCTTTCGCCTACAACGGAATCGCCGGCGGTGATTTCGCGGCAGCCATCGCAGCGGGGAATCCGGTCATCGCCAAATCGCACCCGGCCCATCCCCACACCACCGAACTGCTAGCTCAGCTGGCCAATCAAGCCGTGAAAACGGCAGGGCTTCCGCAAGCCACGGTGCAGCTTTTCTATCACGTCGCGCCGGAGAACGGCAAACGTCTGGTCTCGCATCCCGACGTCGCGGCCGCCGCCTTCACCGGGAGCCGAACAGGTGGACTCGCCCTCAAAGAGGCTGCCGACAAGGCGGGCACGCCCATCTACCTAGAGATGTCGAGCGTGAATCCGGTTTTCGTATTGCCGGGATCACTACAGGAACGCGGCAGCGAAATCGCCGATGAGCTGCATGGCTCCTGCAACCTCGGAGCGGGCCAGTTCTGCACCAAGCCTGGTCTGGTCATCCTGCCCAGCGGGGCGAAGACCGACGAGTTCATCCAGCAGCTTAAAAACAAGTTTCAGCAAACCGCGCCAGGCGTCTTGCTCACCGAAGGCGGAGAAAAGACGGTGGCGGAGACAGTTGGCAAACTGGTCGACTCCGGAGCGGAAATCCTGGCAGGCGGCGAGCCCGCTTCGCAAACGCACTTCGGCTACCGATCGACCTTGCTGCGCGTCTCCGGAAGCCAGTTCCTGAAAAATCCCGAGCAGCTGCAAAGCGAAGCCTTCGGAGCAGTCTGCCTGCTGGTCGCTGCGGAAAGCCTCAAGCAAATGCAGGCCATCGTGACGGTTTTGGAAGGAAACCTGACCGGCTGCATCTACTCCAGCAAATCGTCCACCGACGACGAAGCCTATCAAGCGATCGCTAGCGAGCTTCGCTTCAAAGTCGGCCGCTTGCTCAACGACAAGGTGCCAACCGGCGTAGCGGTCAGTCCCGCCATGAATCACGGTGGCCCGTATCCATCGACTGGACACCCGGGATTCACAGCGGTCGGCTTCCCGGCCACAGTGATTCGTTTCAGCGCCCTGCATAGCTACGACAATGTGAGGCATGAGCGCCTGCCGCTCGCGTTGCAGGACAAGAACCCGACTGGAAAACTGCTTCGCTACATCGACGGAGCCTGGTCCACCAAAGACCTCTAA
- a CDS encoding YjhG/YagF family D-xylonate dehydratase, giving the protein MLNTRTTGEGPSGKLPVTEEQLRESPSGDLFGLTQNAGMGWRASEIGRDPFLIVSTSGGLRAEDGSPIALGYHTGHWEIDRLVKEAARTISEQAGLPFAATVSDPCDGRSQGTTGMFDSLPYRNDAAMTMRRLIRSLPRRKGVMGVATCDKGLPATLLALAGSSKLPGIIVPGGVTLPAKGAEDAGKVQTIGARFTHGLISYDYAAEMGCKACGSPGGGCQFLGTAATSQVISEALGLSLPHTALCPSGEPVWLEMARRSASALLQLARLDISISRILTQEAFENAMLVHAAFGGSTNLLLHIPAIAHAAGLKPPVVEDWIRVNRATPRLVDALPNGPRNHPTVQVYMAGGVPEVMLHLREMGLLHLDLLTVTGKTVGENLDLWERSESRKIARERLQKLDGVDPDDVIFSAEVARKSGYTSALVFPTGNLAPQGSVIKATSIDPSVVDSDQCYRFRGQARVFSSERDAIRAIKAQDESALRPGQAIVLAGCGPAGTGMEETYQLTSALKHLPWGNRIPVLTDARFSGVSTGACIGHIGPEALAGGPIGKLLDGDFVEILVDRLQLTGRIDFVGEDPEAPLDPEQAARILERRPINPAIAAHPQLPDDTRLWAALQDASGGTWSGSVYDVDKIIATLQAGKVALSRSSQA; this is encoded by the coding sequence TTGCTCAACACGCGCACCACAGGCGAAGGGCCAAGCGGAAAACTGCCCGTAACCGAAGAACAACTACGGGAGTCGCCAAGCGGCGACTTGTTTGGTCTCACGCAAAACGCGGGCATGGGCTGGCGGGCTTCGGAGATCGGGCGAGACCCTTTCCTCATCGTCAGCACATCGGGAGGCTTGCGAGCCGAGGACGGTTCGCCGATCGCCCTTGGCTACCATACGGGCCATTGGGAAATCGATCGACTGGTCAAGGAAGCGGCTCGAACCATTTCCGAGCAAGCAGGCCTGCCCTTCGCCGCGACGGTTTCCGATCCCTGCGATGGTCGCTCGCAAGGCACCACTGGCATGTTCGACAGCCTGCCCTACCGAAACGACGCCGCCATGACCATGCGACGTCTGATTCGCTCCCTGCCACGCCGCAAAGGCGTCATGGGCGTGGCCACTTGCGACAAGGGATTGCCCGCTACCTTGCTAGCTCTCGCTGGCAGTTCGAAGCTCCCTGGCATCATCGTGCCGGGAGGCGTCACCTTGCCGGCGAAGGGGGCGGAGGACGCAGGCAAAGTCCAAACGATCGGAGCTCGCTTCACCCACGGACTCATTTCCTACGACTACGCGGCGGAAATGGGCTGCAAAGCCTGCGGCTCGCCGGGCGGCGGCTGTCAGTTTCTAGGCACCGCGGCGACAAGTCAGGTTATCTCCGAAGCCCTCGGGCTCTCGCTGCCGCACACCGCCCTGTGCCCGTCCGGCGAGCCCGTCTGGCTGGAAATGGCTCGACGCTCCGCCTCAGCGCTGCTGCAGCTCGCCCGGCTCGACATATCCATATCTCGAATACTGACGCAGGAAGCATTCGAAAACGCCATGCTGGTCCATGCGGCCTTCGGCGGCTCCACCAATTTGCTCCTGCACATCCCCGCCATCGCCCACGCCGCTGGATTGAAACCTCCTGTCGTAGAGGATTGGATACGCGTCAATCGGGCCACTCCTCGTCTGGTCGATGCCTTGCCCAACGGACCGCGTAACCATCCAACCGTGCAGGTCTACATGGCGGGCGGCGTGCCCGAGGTGATGCTGCATCTGCGAGAAATGGGCCTGCTGCATTTGGATCTCCTTACCGTGACCGGAAAAACCGTGGGCGAGAATCTCGATTTGTGGGAGCGAAGCGAGTCCCGAAAGATCGCTCGTGAGCGCTTGCAGAAGCTCGACGGCGTGGATCCGGACGATGTCATCTTCTCGGCCGAAGTCGCCCGAAAGTCCGGATACACATCGGCCCTGGTCTTCCCTACCGGAAACCTCGCCCCGCAGGGTTCAGTCATCAAAGCGACTTCGATCGACCCCTCCGTAGTGGACTCGGACCAATGCTACCGTTTCCGCGGTCAAGCCCGGGTGTTTTCGAGCGAGCGCGATGCCATTCGAGCCATAAAAGCTCAGGACGAAAGCGCCCTGCGCCCTGGCCAGGCCATCGTGCTCGCGGGATGCGGGCCGGCGGGCACCGGCATGGAGGAGACCTACCAGCTGACCTCCGCTCTGAAACACCTGCCCTGGGGCAATCGGATCCCAGTGCTGACCGACGCCCGCTTCTCTGGCGTGTCCACCGGAGCCTGCATCGGACACATCGGTCCGGAAGCCTTGGCGGGCGGTCCCATCGGCAAGCTGCTCGATGGCGACTTCGTCGAAATCCTAGTGGATCGCCTTCAGCTCACCGGACGCATCGACTTCGTAGGCGAAGATCCAGAGGCTCCTCTGGATCCAGAGCAAGCGGCGCGCATTCTGGAACGACGACCGATCAACCCGGCCATCGCCGCCCACCCGCAGCTGCCCGACGACACGCGGCTCTGGGCCGCGTTGCAGGACGCCAGCGGAGGAACCTGGAGCGGATCGGTCTACGATGTTGATAAAATCATCGCCACCTTGCAGGCTGGAAAAGTCGCCTTGTCACGCTCCTCGCAGGCCTAG
- a CDS encoding mannonate dehydratase → MKLGLGLYKHMLTSDNFRFARQAGATHIVAHFVDYFRGSAHSDTDDQPTGDDWGWGLAGDAERLWTLEDMVSLRKEVEAHGLTLEAIENFDPAHWHDILLDGPKRPLHIENVKTILRRMGEAGIPVMGYNFSIAGVAGRTTGPYARGEAPSVGMEGPYDKPMHNGMVWNMIYDPDAPEGTVPSATHDQLWDRLQRFLDEVLPVAEEAGVTLAAHPDDPPMPTVRQQPRLVYQPSLYQKLIDLNPSQANKLEFCIGSLAEMTEGDIYETIDTYSAQNRLGYVHFRNVRGKVPTYKETFIDDGDIDMIKALEILKRNQFDGVLIPDHCPSMSCSAPWHAGMAYAMGYMKAALKILGC, encoded by the coding sequence ATGAAACTCGGTCTAGGACTCTACAAACACATGCTTACGAGCGACAACTTCCGTTTCGCTCGCCAGGCGGGCGCCACGCACATCGTGGCCCATTTCGTCGATTACTTTCGAGGAAGCGCTCACTCGGACACGGACGACCAGCCGACCGGCGACGACTGGGGATGGGGCTTGGCAGGCGACGCGGAGCGGCTTTGGACCTTGGAGGACATGGTTTCTCTGCGCAAGGAAGTGGAGGCCCACGGTCTGACGCTGGAAGCCATCGAGAACTTCGACCCGGCCCACTGGCACGACATCCTCCTGGACGGGCCGAAACGCCCCCTGCACATCGAAAACGTGAAGACCATCCTGCGTCGCATGGGCGAAGCGGGCATCCCAGTGATGGGCTACAATTTTTCCATCGCGGGCGTGGCCGGCCGCACCACCGGTCCCTACGCTCGTGGCGAAGCTCCTTCCGTCGGCATGGAGGGACCTTACGACAAGCCGATGCATAACGGCATGGTTTGGAACATGATCTACGATCCCGACGCTCCCGAGGGCACGGTGCCTTCCGCCACCCACGATCAGCTATGGGACCGTCTGCAACGTTTCCTCGACGAGGTTCTGCCCGTCGCGGAGGAGGCTGGCGTGACGCTGGCAGCGCATCCGGACGACCCGCCGATGCCGACGGTCCGACAACAGCCGCGCCTCGTCTACCAGCCGAGCCTGTACCAGAAGCTGATCGACTTGAATCCAAGCCAGGCCAACAAGCTGGAATTCTGCATCGGCTCACTCGCCGAGATGACCGAGGGCGACATCTATGAAACCATCGACACCTACTCCGCTCAGAATCGCTTGGGCTACGTGCACTTTCGAAACGTGCGCGGCAAGGTGCCGACCTACAAGGAAACCTTCATCGACGATGGCGACATCGACATGATCAAGGCTCTGGAAATCCTGAAACGGAACCAGTTCGATGGCGTGCTGATTCCTGACCACTGCCCGTCCATGTCCTGCTCCGCTCCCTGGCACGCTGGCATGGCCTACGCTATGGGCTACATGAAAGCAGCTCTCAAAATCCTCGGTTGCTAA
- a CDS encoding SDR family oxidoreductase has product MRFPQIFSLEGETALITGGGTGIGQAIAQCMYEAGATVALVGRREEELSRAVSELGERAHYFVHDITEMDQADRLATRVEGKLGPITCLVNNAGKHLKKAALETSTDEFLAVLNTNVIGTHALIKAIAPGMVERQKGSILFTASMASLFGIPQVIAYSAAKSAHLGMVRSLSTELSPNGVRVNAIAPGWIETEMSRKALDNDQARKDKILGRTPMHKLGQPSDVGWAAVYLASPAAAFITGTILPVDGGASIGF; this is encoded by the coding sequence ATGCGTTTTCCACAAATATTCTCTCTCGAAGGCGAAACCGCTCTCATCACAGGCGGCGGCACCGGCATCGGACAGGCCATCGCCCAATGCATGTACGAAGCGGGGGCTACGGTCGCTCTCGTGGGCCGACGCGAAGAAGAGCTTTCCCGCGCGGTGAGCGAACTGGGCGAACGAGCCCACTACTTCGTGCACGACATCACGGAGATGGATCAGGCCGACCGACTGGCTACACGCGTGGAAGGAAAGCTCGGCCCCATCACCTGCCTAGTCAACAACGCTGGCAAGCACCTCAAGAAGGCCGCCCTGGAAACCAGCACCGACGAGTTTCTCGCCGTTCTCAACACCAACGTCATCGGCACCCACGCCCTCATCAAGGCCATCGCGCCCGGCATGGTCGAGCGCCAGAAGGGCAGCATTCTCTTCACCGCGTCCATGGCTTCGCTGTTCGGCATCCCACAGGTCATCGCCTACAGCGCCGCCAAAAGCGCCCACCTCGGCATGGTGCGTTCCTTGTCCACGGAGCTCTCGCCGAATGGAGTGAGAGTCAACGCCATCGCTCCAGGATGGATCGAGACCGAGATGTCTCGCAAAGCCTTGGACAACGATCAGGCCCGCAAGGACAAGATCCTCGGCCGCACGCCGATGCACAAGCTTGGCCAGCCGAGCGACGTGGGCTGGGCAGCGGTCTATCTGGCCTCTCCGGCAGCCGCCTTCATCACCGGCACCATTCTTCCCGTGGACGGCGGAGCGAGCATCGGCTTCTAG
- a CDS encoding uroporphyrinogen decarboxylase family protein: MRPEQWEIFKRAARGEKMDKIPMAMIVDSPWIPGYYGIKHMDYYLDPELWFKTNLRLHEEFPDIIFIPSWWVEYGMAAEPSALGSKIKFWQDNTPSEYHTLYHVEDIEKFPEYEVENDAFMAMTLHRIRMHQPRILDAGYITPIVTSRGPLCTAGFVRGTTEFMIDIAENGKWAHKLIDLCTNLIIDWLKAQQKAMGDCVEGIFILDDIVGFVNEDHYMEFAHPYLKRINDAFPDDFVKIYHNDASIEACLEHLPDTGFNVLNWGKQTEIADVKDRIGDRMVLMGNVNPLEIGVRGDPEEVFDATMDVLEDSEGENIILSVGGGTSPGMPKENIKAMLDALQEYNEDR; encoded by the coding sequence ATGAGACCCGAACAGTGGGAAATCTTCAAACGCGCCGCCCGCGGCGAGAAAATGGACAAAATCCCCATGGCGATGATCGTGGACAGCCCCTGGATCCCGGGCTACTACGGCATCAAGCACATGGACTACTATCTCGATCCGGAGCTTTGGTTCAAAACCAACTTGCGCCTGCACGAGGAGTTTCCCGACATCATCTTCATCCCGTCCTGGTGGGTTGAATACGGCATGGCAGCCGAACCCTCGGCGCTCGGATCGAAAATCAAGTTCTGGCAGGACAACACGCCCTCCGAGTACCACACCCTCTACCACGTGGAGGACATCGAGAAGTTTCCCGAATACGAGGTGGAAAACGACGCCTTCATGGCCATGACCCTGCACCGCATTCGCATGCACCAGCCGCGCATCCTCGACGCAGGCTACATCACCCCCATCGTCACCTCCCGCGGCCCCCTCTGCACAGCTGGCTTCGTGCGCGGCACCACCGAGTTCATGATCGACATCGCGGAAAACGGCAAGTGGGCCCACAAGCTGATCGATCTCTGCACCAACCTCATCATCGATTGGCTCAAGGCCCAGCAAAAGGCCATGGGCGACTGCGTGGAAGGCATCTTCATACTGGACGACATAGTGGGCTTCGTGAACGAAGACCACTACATGGAGTTCGCCCACCCCTACCTGAAGCGCATCAACGACGCCTTTCCGGACGATTTCGTAAAGATCTACCACAACGACGCCTCTATCGAAGCCTGCCTCGAACACCTGCCCGACACCGGCTTCAACGTGCTCAACTGGGGCAAGCAAACCGAAATCGCCGACGTCAAGGACCGCATCGGCGACCGCATGGTGCTGATGGGGAACGTCAATCCGCTGGAGATCGGCGTACGCGGCGATCCCGAAGAGGTCTTCGACGCCACCATGGACGTGCTCGAAGACTCCGAAGGCGAAAACATCATCCTCTCCGTTGGCGGCGGCACCTCGCCCGGCATGCCGAAAGAAAACATCAAAGCCATGCTCGACGCCCTCCAGGAATACAACGAGGACCGATAG
- a CDS encoding corrinoid protein: MNQYLYEGNAAEVEKMTKDALAEGRTPQEILTEGLIAGMAVVGEDFKYNILYVPEVLIAARAMKAGMGVLKPLLAARDDAAIDADRAPVLLMGTVRGDLHDIGKNLVCMMAEGAGFEVHDIGVDQSVEKFMAAADKCKPQIIGMSALLTTTMTYMKTVIDGFEEAGRTDVSFAIGGAPISQMFADEIGADGYGADASAAVELFLKLVGHID, translated from the coding sequence ATGAATCAATACCTCTACGAAGGCAATGCCGCCGAAGTGGAGAAGATGACCAAAGACGCCCTGGCCGAAGGGCGCACCCCGCAGGAGATCCTCACCGAAGGTCTCATCGCCGGCATGGCGGTGGTCGGAGAGGATTTTAAGTACAATATCCTCTACGTGCCGGAAGTGCTCATCGCAGCCCGCGCCATGAAAGCCGGCATGGGCGTGCTCAAGCCCCTCCTGGCCGCTCGAGACGACGCGGCCATCGATGCCGACAGAGCGCCCGTCCTGCTGATGGGCACCGTGCGCGGCGACCTGCACGACATCGGCAAGAATCTCGTCTGCATGATGGCCGAAGGCGCCGGCTTCGAAGTGCACGACATCGGAGTCGACCAGTCGGTGGAAAAGTTCATGGCGGCGGCGGACAAATGCAAACCCCAGATCATCGGCATGTCTGCCCTGCTCACCACCACCATGACCTACATGAAAACCGTCATCGACGGCTTCGAGGAAGCGGGACGCACCGACGTCAGTTTCGCCATCGGCGGCGCTCCGATTTCCCAGATGTTCGCCGACGAAATCGGAGCCGACGGCTATGGCGCTGACGCTTCGGCGGCGGTGGAACTCTTTCTGAAACTGGTCGGACACATCGACTAG
- a CDS encoding virulence factor, with product MAHYQILYWQDIPTQVKAWDEFDEAKAQLDPTFMKRVDARAQKEGKTDSASYLGAFKWSEPQERPGEADDVADEIKEELEAKLL from the coding sequence ATGGCCCACTACCAAATACTCTACTGGCAGGACATTCCCACCCAGGTGAAAGCGTGGGACGAGTTTGACGAAGCGAAAGCGCAGCTCGACCCGACCTTTATGAAACGTGTCGACGCCAGGGCTCAGAAGGAAGGCAAGACGGATTCCGCCAGCTACCTCGGAGCCTTCAAATGGTCGGAACCCCAGGAGCGCCCGGGCGAGGCCGACGACGTGGCTGACGAAATCAAAGAGGAACTCGAAGCGAAACTTCTATAA
- a CDS encoding methylenetetrahydrofolate reductase C-terminal domain-containing protein, translating into MRSLREKLHESTDFLTGVELVSIRGTMAAKSALKARRFAHELVECDRVDWISITDNAGGNPQLAPHSLGKPILYAGKEVVIHLTCKDLNRNGLESEAWALHSEGFQNILAMTGDYPVAGNDGLAKPVFDIDSVGLIAMLSKMNRGFDHTELVDPSHEPKYEKTAFNIGAVTTNFKRLEGELVPQYLKLRRKTQAGASFIINQIGYDSRKIHELRVYMDHHGMKRIPLIGNVYLLNPRVAKLFNSQRIPGVVVSDKLLQLCQKQADSPDKGKAFFLELAAKQVAIYRGLGYRGAYIGGAHDAETIRRALDIEKSFSDDDWKRFAREICFSQPGEYFHYQEDSSTGLADPEAPTAPTPKSSPSFHYSLSRWMHDHVFAPETTFARLGRKACANAKDPAQGPAPLRVLEHASKAMLYRCRDCGDCSLPDIAYLCPESQCAKNQRNGPCGGTRDGRCEVDGYGDCIWLRAHERLKAAGNVDSLLTHRAMVQNQGLRHTSAWANNWLKRDHHAKP; encoded by the coding sequence ATGCGATCTCTCCGCGAAAAGCTCCATGAATCCACCGACTTTCTCACCGGGGTCGAGCTCGTTTCCATTCGCGGAACCATGGCCGCCAAAAGCGCCCTCAAAGCCCGACGTTTCGCCCACGAACTCGTCGAGTGCGATCGCGTCGACTGGATTTCCATCACCGACAACGCAGGAGGAAACCCGCAGCTGGCGCCCCACTCCCTTGGCAAGCCCATCCTCTACGCGGGCAAGGAAGTGGTGATCCACCTCACCTGCAAGGACCTCAACCGCAACGGCCTCGAATCCGAAGCCTGGGCCTTGCACAGCGAAGGATTTCAAAACATTCTCGCTATGACCGGCGACTATCCGGTCGCGGGAAACGACGGGCTGGCCAAACCGGTCTTCGACATCGATTCGGTCGGCCTGATCGCTATGCTCAGCAAGATGAACCGCGGCTTCGACCATACGGAGCTGGTCGATCCGAGCCACGAGCCAAAGTACGAGAAAACCGCTTTCAATATCGGTGCCGTCACCACCAACTTCAAGCGGCTCGAAGGCGAGCTCGTCCCGCAGTACCTGAAGCTACGCCGCAAGACCCAGGCCGGCGCATCCTTCATCATCAACCAGATCGGCTACGACTCGCGAAAGATCCATGAGCTCAGAGTCTACATGGATCATCATGGCATGAAACGAATCCCCCTGATCGGAAACGTCTATCTGCTCAACCCCCGCGTAGCCAAGCTTTTCAACTCCCAGCGAATACCGGGAGTCGTCGTATCCGATAAGCTCCTACAACTTTGTCAAAAGCAGGCGGACTCGCCGGACAAGGGAAAAGCCTTCTTTCTCGAGCTCGCGGCCAAGCAAGTCGCCATCTACCGCGGACTTGGATACCGAGGGGCTTACATAGGCGGAGCGCACGACGCGGAAACGATCCGTCGCGCCCTCGACATCGAAAAGAGCTTCTCTGACGATGATTGGAAACGCTTCGCCAGGGAGATATGCTTCTCCCAGCCAGGCGAGTATTTCCACTATCAGGAGGATTCCTCCACAGGGCTGGCCGACCCCGAAGCGCCGACCGCTCCAACGCCAAAGTCGTCGCCAAGTTTCCACTACAGCCTATCCAGGTGGATGCACGATCACGTCTTCGCCCCGGAAACGACTTTCGCGAGGCTCGGACGAAAAGCCTGCGCCAACGCCAAGGACCCCGCCCAAGGCCCCGCTCCGCTTCGCGTCCTCGAGCACGCGTCCAAGGCGATGCTCTACCGTTGCCGCGACTGCGGCGACTGCTCCCTGCCGGATATCGCCTACCTGTGCCCCGAATCCCAGTGCGCCAAGAACCAACGCAACGGCCCTTGCGGCGGCACGCGCGACGGACGATGCGAGGTCGATGGCTACGGCGACTGCATCTGGCTGAGGGCTCACGAGCGCCTGAAGGCGGCCGGAAACGTTGATTCGCTGCTCACCCATCGCGCCATGGTGCAGAACCAGGGACTTCGTCACACCTCCGCCTGGGCCAACAACTGGTTGAAGCGCGACCATCACGCGAAACCGTAG